CAAAAATTACACTATTTTTAGTTTTTTCATTATCTTTTTCATAAAAACCAAAAACAACTGCGATATTTAACTCTTTACTTTTATTAATAATGCTTGTTACAAATTCTTCATCAATATTTTGAGCAATGGTATTAAAATTAATCCCTTCATTACTAGGCACAAAAGCCTGTGAAGTTTCTGGAAACACCACAAGCTCAGCACCAAAAGACTTTGCCTTTTGCATAAAATCAATAATTTTTTCAAGGTTAATTTTATAATTTCTATCGGTTTTTATTTGAGCTAAAGCAATTTTTAATTTATTCATCTTAGACCTTTTAAATTTATTTTATGATATTAAGTTTTCTTTAATATTGGGGGGGGGTATAATCAAAATGTTTTTTTAATTTTAATATTTTAAGGAATTATTATGTCTAATTGTAACTATGCTACAAAAAGCATAAGGTGGTTTACTTTTATTGTTCTTGTTTTTGGTGGAGGAACGGTGTTTAAATTATCATCTTTAAAAGATGCTTTTTATGTTCCTATGCAAGAATTTATGCATCTTAGCAATACTCAAATAGGTGTTGCTTTATCGGTTTATGGAATTGTTCAAACAGTAGGTAATTTTGCTTCTATTTATATATCAGATAGATTTTCTAAAAGAATACTCATACCAATTTCATTGGTTTTTATTGGTATAATTGGCGTTTATATTTCAACATTTCCTAGTTATTATGGTATATTGGCTGCTTGGGGATTGCTTGCCTTTTTTGGTGAAGTTGTTTATTGGCCTGTTTTATTAAAAGCTATAAGATTGCTTGGTGATTCAAGTCAACAAGGAAGATTGTTTGGATTTTTAGAAGCAGGTCGTGGTGTTGTAGATACTATAATAGCTTTTTCAGCTTTAGGTATTTTTGCTTTATTAGGAAGTGGGGCAGCTGGTCTTAAAGGTGGTATTTTATTTTATAGTGCTTCTGTTGCTATTGCTGGAATTGCAAGTTATTTTCTATTAGAAGATGATAAAGTTCAAGAAGTAGATGAAAATGGAAATAAAATTAGTAGAAACAAAGCTGCTTGGAATGGTGTAATAAAAGCTGTAAAAACACCTGAAATATGGGTTGTATCTTTAACAATTTTTACAATTTATTCAATTTATTGTGGATTAACTTATTTTATACCTTTCTTAAAAGATATTTATGCAATGCCTGTTGCGTTAGTAGGTGCTTATGGAATTATAAATCAATATACACTTAAAATGGTTGGAGGGCCTATTGGTGGATATTTGGCAGATAAAAAATGTAAAAGTGCAACAAAATATTTAAGATATGCTTTAATTGCTGCAGCTTTAGCTATGGTTATTTTTATATTATTACCACATGATAATATGAATGTTTATTTTGGTATGACATTAACACTTGGGTTTGGTGCTATTGTTTTTACAATGAGAGCTACATTTTTTGCTCCTGTTGATGAAATTAGAATTCCAAGAGAAATAAGTGGTGCTGCTATGAGTATAGCTTGTATTTTTGGTTATTCTCCACAACTATTTTGTTTTGCATTATATGGATACATTATTGATACAAACCCTGGTATAACAGGTTATAAAATTGTATTTTCTATAATGGTTGGTTTTGCACTAGCTGGAATTTTAGTTACTACTTTGCTTCTTAAAATGATAAAAAGAAAAAAAGAAGCTTTAGGAGAATAATATGAAAATAGGTTTAGAAACTGAAAGTATGCATTTATGGTTTCAAAATAATAAAATGGATATTTTTAGCTATATAGATTTTGCTAAAGATTTAGGTTTTGATGGGGTTATTATTAATATTATTAAAGATTATGGACTTGATGAAAATTGGGGAACGTTAGGTAGTAACAACTTAGAGCATTTAAAGAAAATATCTAAAAAGCTAAAAAACTATAATATGTATTGTGAAATTGATACTAAAGGTTTTGAATATAATAAAATGAAAGAAGTTTGCGAAGTGGCCTCTATTTTAGAGGCTAGCATAATAAGAAGTTATGTTCCTATTACTAAAAAAGTTCTAAATATTACAAAGGGTAGTGAGGGTGCATATGATGATTCTAAAATAACTGCAGATTTTAATATTGATGAATTTTATAAATTTTCTGAAGATATAAAAATGTTAATTCCATTATTAAATGAATATGGAGTTAATTTAGCTATTGAAAATCACGAATATCAAACATCTTTTGAAATGATTGAATTATTAAAAAAGGTAAACAACGATAAGGTAAAATTATTGTTTGATTTCGGAAATTCTATGATGGCGTATGAAGAACCACTTCAAGCTTGTAAGAATATGGCACCATATACAATAACCACTCATTGTAAAGATCATATAATATTTCAAGAAAATAATGAATATTATGTATCAGGAACACCATTAGGTGAAGGAAATATTGATATAAAATCTTGTATAAATGTTTTAAAGTCATATGGTTTAAAACATATAAATATAGAATCTTGTTATCCTTATTGTTCTACTTTTAAAAGGAAAGTAGGAACAGGTGGTGTTAATAATTTGGGAGAAGGTGCTTTTAAAATAGAGCAGCCATTATTTCCTGAACTACAAGCAATGCAATATTATTACCCACAAGAGGTAAGTTTGAGTGCTTTAGATAAATTATTAAAATTACAAAAACAAGGTGTAGAAAATAGTCTAAGCTATATAAAAAGTATTTTATAAATAATTTAAATTTAAGTTTATTTTAATATTGGGGGGGGGTAAAATCTTTTCTACTATTTTTTATAAAGGAGAAAAAATGAGCAATTTTGCTTTAATTTCGGTCTTAATAGCTTCTATTGCTTTAGTTGTGTTTTGTATTACAAAACTTAAAATCCACGCTTTTTTATCATTAAGCTTAGCAAGTATTTTTGTCGCACTTATAACTGGTGTTGATTTAACAAAAATCGGCTCTATTATTGAAAATGGAGTAGGTGGAACGCTAGGATTTTTAGCTGTTATTATTGGTTGTGGAAGTATCTTAGGAAAAATGCTAGAAGTTAGTGGCGGAGCGCAAAAAATAGCCCTATCATTACTAAATCTACTTGGTAAAAAAAGAGCTGATATTGTTATGATGTTGGTTGGATTTATTGCTGGTATTCCTGTATTTGTTGAGGTTGGATTTGTCTTATTAGTGCCTTTAGTTTTAGTTGTAGCTAAAGAAATAGGTGTTAGTAGAATAAAAATAGGCATAGCATTAGCAACTTCGCTAATGGCAGTTCATTGTATGGTGCCACCACACCCAGCAGCTACTAGCATAGTAGCTACTTTAGGTGCTGATATAGGTCAAGTAATTTGGATGAGTATAGTTGTGGGTATGATATGTGCTTTTATAGGTGGGGTTTTGTTTTTGAAATTCTTTGATTTTTCAAAAGATAATGAGATGAGTGTTTTTGATAATACAAGTTCTACTTACAACTCTATGCCAAGCACAGCAATTACTTATTTTACAATACTTTTACCTTTAGTTTTAATGTTGCTTAAGACTTTAGTGTTTAAAGATAATGCAGTATTTGCATTCATTGGAAATCCTATTATCGCATTATTAATAAGTGTTTTTGTAGCATACTATACTTTAGGTTTAAAGCAAGGCTATTCTATGCAAAATTTAATGGAATTTAGTTCTAATTCATTTACGCAAATTGCTTCAATTTTATTAATCATAGGAGCAGGTGGAGCTTTTAATGAGATATTAATTGCTTCAGGCATCGGCGAAGCATTAAAGCAGACTTTAGGAAGTTTGAGTTTAAATCCTGTATTTTTAGCTTGGTTAATTGCTATTATTTTACATGCTAGTGTTGGAAGTGCAACGGTTGCTATGATTAGTGCAGCAGGAATTGTCTTGCAAATGGATAGTAATGTTAGTAAAGAAGTTTTATGCCTTGCAATAGGAAGTGGTGCTATAGGTTTTACTATCGTAACAGATAGCTTATTTTGGCTAGTAAAAGAAAGCTTAGGAATGAGTGTAAAGGCTATGTTTAAATACTTTACAAGTGCGACTTTAGTAGCAAGTATAAGTGGTTTAATCTTAAGCTATGTTTTATCAATAATTTTATAAGGAGTAAAAATGTTAATTGAAAATCTAAAAGCAATGAAAGAAACAAGTTGGATTAATACAAATCTAAGTAATGATGTATTAAATGAATTAAACAAAGGTGCTATTAAGCTTGATAGAATTGATGATGCAAGGGCTAGACTTAATCGTTTTGCACCTTTACTTAAGATAATTTTCCCTGCTACAAATATTACTAATGGTATTATAGAAAGCCCATTAGCTTGTGTGAATAATTATAAAAAAGAGTTAGAAAAATTAAGTGGTGCTAGTATTCAAGGCGATGTTTATATAAAACTTGATTCGCATTTACCAATATCAGGCTCTATTAAGGCTCGTGGTGGAATATATGAAGTATTAAAACACGCAGAAGATTTGCTAATAGAAAATAATATGCTAAGTATTCAAGATGATTATTCAAAACTTGCCGAGCCAAAATATAAAGAATTTTTAAGTAAATATAAAATAGCAGTTGGCTCAACAGGTAATCTTGGTCTTTCAATAGGAATTATGAGTGCGAAACTTGGCTTTAAAGTAGAAGTTCATATGAGTGATTGTGCTAAAGAATGGAAGAAAAAAATGCTAAGAGAGCACGGATGCAGTGTGATTACTTACGAAGATGATTACGGCGTCGCAGTAGAGCAGGGAAGAAAAAGTTCTGAAAATAATCCGTATTGTTATTTTATAGATGATGAAAACTCGCATAATTTATTTTTAGGATATAGCGTTGCTGCAAAGAGATTAAAAGGACAATTGCAAGCATTAGATATTAATATCAGCAAAGATAGACCGCTTTATGTTTATCTTCCTTGCGGTGTTGGTGGTGGTCCTGGTGGGGTTGCTTATGGGCTTAAGGCTGAATTTGGCGATTGTGTAAAATGCTTTTTTGCTGAGCCAACGCATAGTCCTTGTATGATACTTGGACTTGCTACCGGAAAACATAATGAAATAAGTGTAGCTGATATTGGGCTTGATAATATTACGGCTGCTGATGGGCTTGCTGTTGGTCGTGCGAGTGGTCTTGTAGGCAAAGTGCTTGAGCGTGTAATTGATGGAAGCTTTA
This region of Campylobacter sp. MG1 genomic DNA includes:
- a CDS encoding MFS transporter, encoding MSNCNYATKSIRWFTFIVLVFGGGTVFKLSSLKDAFYVPMQEFMHLSNTQIGVALSVYGIVQTVGNFASIYISDRFSKRILIPISLVFIGIIGVYISTFPSYYGILAAWGLLAFFGEVVYWPVLLKAIRLLGDSSQQGRLFGFLEAGRGVVDTIIAFSALGIFALLGSGAAGLKGGILFYSASVAIAGIASYFLLEDDKVQEVDENGNKISRNKAAWNGVIKAVKTPEIWVVSLTIFTIYSIYCGLTYFIPFLKDIYAMPVALVGAYGIINQYTLKMVGGPIGGYLADKKCKSATKYLRYALIAAALAMVIFILLPHDNMNVYFGMTLTLGFGAIVFTMRATFFAPVDEIRIPREISGAAMSIACIFGYSPQLFCFALYGYIIDTNPGITGYKIVFSIMVGFALAGILVTTLLLKMIKRKKEALGE
- a CDS encoding sugar phosphate isomerase/epimerase family protein, with product MKIGLETESMHLWFQNNKMDIFSYIDFAKDLGFDGVIINIIKDYGLDENWGTLGSNNLEHLKKISKKLKNYNMYCEIDTKGFEYNKMKEVCEVASILEASIIRSYVPITKKVLNITKGSEGAYDDSKITADFNIDEFYKFSEDIKMLIPLLNEYGVNLAIENHEYQTSFEMIELLKKVNNDKVKLLFDFGNSMMAYEEPLQACKNMAPYTITTHCKDHIIFQENNEYYVSGTPLGEGNIDIKSCINVLKSYGLKHINIESCYPYCSTFKRKVGTGGVNNLGEGAFKIEQPLFPELQAMQYYYPQEVSLSALDKLLKLQKQGVENSLSYIKSIL
- a CDS encoding gluconate:H+ symporter, with amino-acid sequence MSNFALISVLIASIALVVFCITKLKIHAFLSLSLASIFVALITGVDLTKIGSIIENGVGGTLGFLAVIIGCGSILGKMLEVSGGAQKIALSLLNLLGKKRADIVMMLVGFIAGIPVFVEVGFVLLVPLVLVVAKEIGVSRIKIGIALATSLMAVHCMVPPHPAATSIVATLGADIGQVIWMSIVVGMICAFIGGVLFLKFFDFSKDNEMSVFDNTSSTYNSMPSTAITYFTILLPLVLMLLKTLVFKDNAVFAFIGNPIIALLISVFVAYYTLGLKQGYSMQNLMEFSSNSFTQIASILLIIGAGGAFNEILIASGIGEALKQTLGSLSLNPVFLAWLIAIILHASVGSATVAMISAAGIVLQMDSNVSKEVLCLAIGSGAIGFTIVTDSLFWLVKESLGMSVKAMFKYFTSATLVASISGLILSYVLSIIL
- a CDS encoding D-serine ammonia-lyase; its protein translation is MLIENLKAMKETSWINTNLSNDVLNELNKGAIKLDRIDDARARLNRFAPLLKIIFPATNITNGIIESPLACVNNYKKELEKLSGASIQGDVYIKLDSHLPISGSIKARGGIYEVLKHAEDLLIENNMLSIQDDYSKLAEPKYKEFLSKYKIAVGSTGNLGLSIGIMSAKLGFKVEVHMSDCAKEWKKKMLREHGCSVITYEDDYGVAVEQGRKSSENNPYCYFIDDENSHNLFLGYSVAAKRLKGQLQALDINISKDRPLYVYLPCGVGGGPGGVAYGLKAEFGDCVKCFFAEPTHSPCMILGLATGKHNEISVADIGLDNITAADGLAVGRASGLVGKVLERVIDGSFTVSDENMYRYLSLLASSEGIKLEPSALAGVKGLMISNELKTEHKNAIHLIWATGGSMVPDAEMAEFIKTGDELL